The Amblyomma americanum isolate KBUSLIRL-KWMA chromosome 3, ASM5285725v1, whole genome shotgun sequence genome window below encodes:
- the LOC144123416 gene encoding uncharacterized protein LOC144123416 encodes MAFAEIAVLLFLFSHPCSAYKKPKCDAKVIARRLGYNPDAWKLIAEERPRYRLMFHSNGSLAIKYNCLCTTTSNRYLNDNWKRTIKYHTSPNDTTTLHGTQTVWSKKSAEFYVYDNVLETPYYTMINTSKTFYFDSTMSENEVIYANKDRCILMRSEELGYHVWVHTAYYVEKKVIPYDCIFFYEACTDDKKIWVYKNCPESEYC; translated from the exons ATGGCGTTCGCAGAAATAGCGGTCTTACTCTTCCTCTTTTCTCACCCCTGCAGTGCCTACAAGAAGCCAAAATGTGATGCAAAGGTCATTGCAAGACGCCTTGGATACAATCCGGATGCCTGGAAG TTAATAGCAGAGGAACGTCCAAGATATCGCTTAATGTTCCACTCGAACGGCAGCCTTGCAATCAAGTACAACTGCCTTTGCACCACAACATCTAACCGTTATCTCAATGACAACTGGAAAAGAACTATCAAGTATCACACCTCCCCGAACGACACCACAAC GCTCCATGGAACTCAAACTGTGTGGTCTAAGAAATCAGCTGAGTTTTATGTTTACGATAATGTTTTGGAAACACCTTACTACACCATGATAA ATACGTCCAAAACATTCTACTTCGACAGCACAATGAGTGAAAACGAAGTAATTTACGCGAATAAGGACCGTTGCATACTCATGAGATCTGAGGAACTTG GTTACCACGTCTGGGTGCATACTGCTTATTATGTGGAGAAAAAAGTGATACCTTATGACTGCATCTTTTTCTACGAAGCCTGCACTGACGATAAGAAAATCTGGGTGTACAAAAACTGTCCAGAGTCAGAGTACTGTTAG